The Acidobacteriota bacterium genome has a segment encoding these proteins:
- the priA gene encoding primosomal protein N' gives MRFVQVAVPVPVRKLFTYRVPDAWEEKALLGCRCRVPFGRSGEKMGYVVAEAEKLPKSLDREKIKPLGAVLDERPTFSPAMLDFTRWAAEHYVASWGEMLRAAHPVRLSAKARRRYSLTPKGRDAATQGKGKGISEAMCRVLDALGSAAADEARELTLRGLSRALGEEISASRMETLVRHGWVREESTFVEPRKGKYRLAVECLREAEAGEAGPAETLILRELKKRGEAVPVAELSPFASDPHAVVRRLRAKGLVRVFQQRILRDPFWDKPPEQNRELTLTGHQEKVFRAALPALRESRFQPVLLHGVTGSGKTEVYIRLIREALGMGRRALYLVPEIGLTPLTAARLRAHFAANVAILHSGLDEGERYDEWERVRRGEVDLVVGTRSAVFAPIESLGLVVVDEEHDPSYKQEESPYYNGRDLAVVRAQRDNAVVFLGSATPSTETYFNACGDSSSSFPSTRKPRKAGYLSLALPERIEKRPLPGMRLVDMTKEFQETGERKILSRALEEALMQCVARGEQAMLLLNRRGYAPFVLCRECGYTPDCEHCSVMLTLHTRGGRRDANDGKIPASAYLMCHYCGHREKIPRRCPECEGEFLQMVGHGTEQVETYVRSLLAGGARTLRLDRDTASLKDAHHRILSAFGRGEAQVLVGTQMIAKGHDFPNVTLVGVVSADTGLAFPDFRAAERTFQLLTQVAGRAGRAERPGEVFIQTVNPRHYAVEMAVGGRVAEFYRKELWFRRVMKYPPYTAMAIVLARDRNEEKAVKLIKKLARALREAGDPRVAVLGPAPAPLAKIKDVHRYHVVLKSSSRGRLRSVLDKALGSLKRLKRESVRINVDPVNVL, from the coding sequence ATGCGATTCGTTCAGGTCGCCGTCCCCGTCCCCGTGCGGAAGCTCTTCACCTACCGCGTGCCCGACGCGTGGGAGGAAAAAGCGCTCCTCGGCTGCCGGTGCCGCGTGCCGTTCGGGCGCTCGGGCGAGAAGATGGGCTACGTCGTCGCCGAGGCGGAAAAACTTCCCAAAAGCCTCGACCGCGAAAAGATAAAACCCCTCGGCGCCGTCCTGGACGAGCGCCCCACGTTCTCGCCCGCGATGCTTGATTTCACGCGCTGGGCGGCGGAGCATTACGTTGCCTCGTGGGGCGAGATGCTGCGCGCGGCGCATCCCGTGCGCCTCTCCGCAAAGGCGCGCAGGCGCTACTCGCTCACGCCCAAGGGCCGGGACGCCGCCACGCAGGGTAAGGGTAAAGGAATTTCTGAAGCCATGTGCCGCGTGCTGGACGCGCTCGGTTCCGCCGCAGCGGACGAGGCGCGCGAGCTCACATTAAGAGGACTCTCACGCGCCCTGGGAGAGGAAATATCCGCCTCGCGCATGGAGACGCTCGTGCGCCACGGGTGGGTGCGGGAAGAATCCACGTTCGTGGAGCCGCGTAAAGGTAAATACCGGCTCGCCGTGGAATGCCTCCGCGAGGCCGAGGCCGGGGAGGCGGGGCCCGCGGAGACGCTCATTCTTCGGGAGCTCAAGAAACGCGGCGAGGCCGTACCGGTGGCGGAGCTTTCCCCTTTCGCCTCCGACCCGCACGCCGTCGTGCGGCGCCTCCGGGCCAAGGGCCTGGTGAGGGTTTTTCAGCAAAGAATTCTGCGTGACCCGTTCTGGGATAAACCCCCAGAACAGAATCGGGAGCTGACGCTGACCGGGCACCAGGAGAAAGTTTTCCGCGCCGCGCTCCCCGCCCTCCGGGAGAGCCGGTTCCAGCCCGTCCTCCTGCACGGCGTGACGGGAAGCGGCAAGACCGAGGTGTACATCCGCCTCATCCGCGAGGCGCTCGGCATGGGGCGACGCGCGCTCTACCTCGTCCCGGAGATCGGCCTTACGCCCCTCACCGCGGCTCGCCTTCGCGCCCACTTCGCGGCGAACGTGGCCATACTGCACAGCGGCCTCGACGAGGGCGAGCGCTACGACGAGTGGGAGCGGGTGCGGCGCGGCGAGGTGGACCTCGTGGTCGGAACCCGTTCCGCCGTGTTCGCCCCGATAGAGTCCCTGGGCCTCGTCGTCGTGGACGAGGAGCACGACCCGTCCTACAAGCAGGAAGAGTCTCCCTACTACAACGGGCGCGACCTCGCCGTTGTGCGCGCGCAGCGCGACAACGCCGTGGTGTTCCTCGGTTCGGCGACGCCCTCGACGGAGACGTACTTCAACGCGTGCGGAGATTCTTCCTCTTCCTTCCCGAGCACCCGAAAGCCGCGCAAGGCGGGGTATCTTTCCCTCGCCCTTCCCGAGCGCATCGAGAAGCGGCCGCTTCCCGGGATGCGCCTCGTGGACATGACGAAAGAGTTCCAGGAGACGGGCGAGCGGAAAATTCTTTCGCGCGCGCTGGAGGAGGCCCTCATGCAATGCGTCGCGCGCGGGGAGCAGGCGATGCTTCTTCTGAACCGCCGCGGCTACGCGCCGTTCGTGCTCTGCCGAGAGTGCGGCTACACCCCGGACTGCGAGCACTGCAGCGTCATGCTGACGCTCCACACGCGAGGCGGGAGACGGGACGCAAACGACGGAAAAATACCCGCCTCGGCATATCTCATGTGCCACTACTGCGGCCATCGGGAAAAAATTCCGCGCCGCTGCCCCGAGTGTGAGGGCGAGTTCCTGCAGATGGTAGGCCACGGAACGGAGCAGGTGGAAACGTACGTGCGGTCTCTCCTTGCGGGCGGGGCGCGGACGCTGCGCCTTGACCGCGACACCGCGTCGCTCAAGGACGCGCACCACCGTATACTGAGCGCCTTCGGGCGCGGCGAGGCGCAGGTGCTCGTGGGAACGCAGATGATCGCCAAGGGCCACGATTTTCCGAACGTTACGCTCGTGGGCGTCGTCTCGGCCGACACGGGCCTCGCCTTCCCGGACTTCCGCGCCGCGGAGCGGACGTTCCAGCTCCTGACCCAAGTGGCCGGGCGTGCGGGGCGCGCCGAGCGCCCGGGCGAGGTTTTTATTCAAACCGTCAACCCCCGCCACTACGCCGTCGAGATGGCCGTGGGCGGCCGCGTCGCGGAGTTTTACCGCAAGGAACTGTGGTTTAGGCGCGTGATGAAGTACCCGCCGTATACGGCCATGGCCATCGTGCTCGCGCGCGACCGGAACGAGGAGAAAGCCGTCAAGCTCATCAAGAAGCTGGCGCGCGCGCTGCGCGAGGCGGGCGACCCGCGGGTTGCGGTGCTCGGGCCGGCGCCGGCGCCCCTTGCGAAAATCAAGGACGTCCACCGCTACCACGTGGTCTTGAAGTCGTCCAGCCGCGGCCGCCTGCGCAGCGTTCTCGACAAGGCGCTGGGCTCACTCAAGCGACTAAAGCGCGAGAGCGTTCGCATTAATGTTGATCCGGTCAATGTTCTATGA
- a CDS encoding divalent-cation tolerance protein CutA: MVYIAFTTVSKRSDARKLARLLLDARAAACVNILPGTVSVYCWRGKRCEDSEFLLIIKTTKAALPRLKRVLEKNHPYEVHELVAWPVSEGNAAYLRWVGEECRKNKKRPRE, translated from the coding sequence ATGGTGTACATAGCGTTTACGACTGTTTCGAAACGAAGCGACGCGAGGAAGCTGGCGCGCCTTTTGCTCGACGCGCGCGCCGCGGCATGCGTAAATATTCTGCCCGGCACCGTTTCGGTCTACTGCTGGAGAGGGAAACGCTGCGAGGACTCGGAATTTCTCCTCATCATCAAGACGACCAAGGCGGCGCTTCCCCGCCTCAAGCGCGTTCTCGAAAAGAACCATCCCTACGAGGTGCACGAGCTCGTCGCCTGGCCTGTTTCCGAAGGAAACGCCGCCTACTTACGGTGGGTGGGCGAGGAATGCCGCAAGAACAAGAAGCGGCCGCGGGAGTAG
- a CDS encoding arsenate reductase ArsC yields MKGVLFLCTGNSCRSQMAEGIGRRYAPRGVEIWSAGVAPVGVHPLAVRVMKEAGMDISGQTSKSVGSVPLERIDTLITLCGYAAARCPHLGASLTRLHWPIEDPVGAAGTEEERLEAFRRTRDEIERRIRGFFHSTKVK; encoded by the coding sequence ATGAAAGGCGTACTTTTTCTGTGCACGGGCAACTCGTGCCGCAGCCAGATGGCCGAAGGCATCGGCCGCCGGTACGCGCCGCGGGGCGTGGAAATCTGGAGCGCCGGCGTGGCCCCGGTCGGGGTGCATCCCCTGGCGGTGCGGGTGATGAAAGAGGCGGGAATGGACATCTCCGGCCAAACGTCCAAATCCGTCGGATCGGTTCCCCTGGAGCGGATCGACACGCTCATCACCCTGTGCGGCTACGCGGCCGCCCGATGCCCCCATTTGGGCGCTTCCCTGACGCGCCTTCACTGGCCGATTGAGGACCCGGTGGGCGCCGCAGGCACGGAAGAGGAAAGGCTCGAGGCCTTTCGCCGCACGCGCGACGAGATCGAGCGCCGCATTCGCGGGTTTTTCCACTCCACGAAAGTAAAGTAG
- a CDS encoding DUF971 domain-containing protein, with protein sequence MQAAEKLRPVEIGRADEHDIKIRWNNGTESVCRARRVRLACPCAGCVEEMTGAQRLDPASVPGDVRPLGIELVGRYAIQIRWSDGHSTGLYSFDLLRRLAQPDNFEAARGTERSGC encoded by the coding sequence ATGCAAGCCGCAGAGAAGCTCCGTCCCGTGGAAATCGGCCGTGCCGACGAGCACGATATTAAAATTCGCTGGAACAACGGCACCGAAAGCGTATGCAGGGCCCGCCGCGTGCGCCTCGCCTGCCCCTGCGCGGGCTGCGTGGAAGAAATGACTGGCGCCCAGCGGCTCGACCCCGCGAGCGTGCCCGGGGACGTGCGCCCCCTGGGGATCGAGCTCGTCGGGCGCTACGCCATCCAAATCCGGTGGAGCGACGGCCATTCGACCGGCCTCTACAGCTTCGACCTTCTGAGGCGGCTCGCACAGCCGGATAATTTCGAAGCCGCACGGGGGACGGAAAGGAGCGGCTGCTAA
- a CDS encoding Mrp/NBP35 family ATP-binding protein, which produces MAKDKPRRRRSKPAKVVRADKPTPESVEKILRTVRWPGTERDIVSLGIIREISLQGCTIHVALGARDPSPEASQAVAEEVRSRLKAEYEKFAVDIEHVAPPPPPHPQQAPPQGSPSPHSHAQAIPGVRHIVAVGSGKGGVGKSTVAVNLALALKKLGRRVGVMDADVYGPSIPLLMGASERPKVTARNRIVPLEVHGVQLMSMGFLVDEDAPVIWRGPMVMKLIQQFLVGVEWREADFLVVDLPPGTGDTQLTLVQSTRLSGAVVVTTPQDLALLDAARAAQMFNKVDVPVLGIVENMSVFVCPRCGEESHIFGQGGGHREAERLGIPFLGEIPLNPAIREGSDTGRPTVAVEPESPETKIFLKIAERVAKETEAASEPTRVTF; this is translated from the coding sequence ATGGCGAAAGACAAGCCCCGACGTCGTCGGAGCAAGCCCGCCAAGGTCGTAAGGGCGGACAAGCCGACGCCCGAAAGCGTCGAGAAAATCCTGCGCACGGTTCGGTGGCCCGGCACCGAGCGCGACATCGTATCGCTTGGGATCATCCGGGAAATCTCGCTCCAGGGCTGCACCATTCATGTCGCTCTGGGCGCCCGCGACCCGAGCCCCGAGGCCTCTCAAGCCGTGGCCGAGGAAGTTCGCAGCCGCCTCAAGGCCGAGTACGAAAAATTCGCCGTGGACATCGAGCACGTGGCGCCGCCTCCTCCGCCGCACCCGCAGCAGGCGCCGCCACAGGGCTCCCCTTCCCCCCACTCCCACGCCCAGGCCATTCCGGGCGTTCGCCACATCGTGGCCGTGGGAAGCGGCAAGGGCGGCGTAGGCAAATCCACCGTCGCCGTCAACCTCGCGCTCGCGCTCAAAAAGCTCGGGCGCCGCGTCGGCGTTATGGACGCCGACGTTTACGGGCCGAGCATTCCGCTTCTGATGGGCGCGAGCGAGAGGCCCAAGGTCACCGCCCGGAACAGGATTGTCCCGCTCGAGGTCCACGGAGTCCAACTCATGTCCATGGGCTTTCTGGTGGACGAGGACGCGCCCGTCATCTGGCGCGGCCCCATGGTGATGAAGCTCATCCAGCAGTTTCTGGTCGGCGTCGAGTGGCGCGAGGCGGATTTCCTGGTCGTCGACCTTCCGCCCGGCACGGGCGACACGCAGCTCACACTGGTGCAGAGCACGCGCCTCTCGGGCGCCGTCGTGGTGACCACGCCGCAGGACCTGGCGCTTCTCGACGCCGCAAGGGCCGCCCAGATGTTCAACAAGGTGGACGTTCCCGTCCTGGGCATCGTCGAGAACATGAGCGTCTTCGTCTGCCCCCGATGCGGCGAGGAATCGCACATCTTCGGCCAAGGCGGCGGCCACCGGGAGGCCGAGCGCCTCGGCATTCCTTTCCTCGGTGAGATTCCTCTGAATCCCGCCATCCGCGAGGGCAGCGACACGGGACGCCCCACCGTGGCCGTCGAGCCGGAGTCGCCCGAGACCAAGATATTTCTCAAGATTGCCGAGCGCGTCGCGAAGGAGACCGAAGCCGCCTCTGAGCCCACCCGCGTGACCTTCTAG
- the acpS gene encoding holo-ACP synthase, whose protein sequence is MVLKGLGVDVVDMERFEALLRRRGTAFLKRVFTEREIRYCRARRHSAQHFAARWAAKEAFFKALGTGRGKGVAFRDVEILRNTSGAPALRLGGKARALAERARVLQTLVSLSHTDRVAAAGVVLTASEKKPGKKVKKK, encoded by the coding sequence ATGGTCCTTAAGGGCCTCGGCGTGGACGTCGTGGACATGGAGCGCTTCGAGGCGTTGCTCCGGCGCCGGGGGACAGCCTTCCTGAAGCGCGTCTTCACCGAGCGGGAGATTCGCTACTGCCGCGCCCGCCGCCACAGCGCCCAGCACTTCGCCGCCCGTTGGGCCGCCAAGGAAGCCTTCTTCAAGGCGCTCGGCACGGGCCGGGGCAAGGGCGTAGCGTTCCGAGACGTCGAAATTCTTCGCAACACAAGCGGCGCCCCGGCACTTCGCCTCGGCGGCAAGGCCCGCGCCCTCGCCGAGCGGGCCCGCGTGCTGCAAACCCTGGTCTCCCTAAGCCACACCGACCGCGTGGCCGCCGCCGGCGTCGTTCTGACAGCGAGTGAGAAGAAGCCGGGGAAAAAGGTCAAGAAAAAATAA
- a CDS encoding inorganic phosphate transporter, protein MLDTTLLYVAFIVTLALAFDFLNGWNDAANSIATIVSTRVLSPRMAVAWAALFNFLAAFFFGVKIAKTIGKGLIDPAIVTNEVILTGLVGGMVWTYLATMAGMPISVSHALIGGFAGAAVMRGGFDVLVLAKWYTVIAFIFVSPIVGLILGFVLMFLVTRIFHGFRPGVVNRYFRFFQLVSSAAFSLGHGANDAQKIMGIIYILLITNRYLPLESSVPWWVILSCHFVIAMGTLIGGWRVIRTLGQRLTKLQPSGGFCAETAAATALWGTAFLGIPVSTTHTVTGGIMGVGTIRRLSAVRWGVAKSIVYAWLLTIPFSAGVAAVLYVALSRVLN, encoded by the coding sequence ATGCTGGACACAACCCTGCTCTACGTAGCCTTCATCGTCACGCTGGCGCTCGCGTTTGATTTCCTGAACGGCTGGAACGACGCCGCCAACTCCATCGCCACCATCGTCTCGACGCGCGTCCTCTCGCCGCGGATGGCGGTCGCGTGGGCGGCGCTCTTCAATTTCCTGGCCGCCTTCTTCTTCGGCGTGAAGATAGCCAAAACCATCGGCAAGGGCCTCATCGACCCGGCCATCGTCACGAACGAGGTGATCCTGACGGGACTCGTCGGGGGCATGGTCTGGACCTATCTGGCCACGATGGCCGGCATGCCCATCAGCGTCTCCCATGCCCTCATAGGGGGCTTCGCCGGCGCCGCCGTCATGCGGGGGGGGTTCGACGTGCTCGTACTCGCAAAGTGGTACACGGTCATAGCCTTCATTTTTGTATCCCCCATAGTGGGCTTGATTTTGGGCTTCGTGTTGATGTTTCTCGTGACCCGCATCTTCCACGGCTTTCGCCCCGGCGTCGTCAACCGCTACTTCCGGTTTTTCCAGCTGGTTTCCTCCGCCGCGTTCAGCCTGGGCCACGGCGCAAACGACGCGCAGAAGATCATGGGCATCATCTACATTCTGCTCATCACGAACAGATATCTCCCCCTGGAAAGCAGCGTCCCGTGGTGGGTGATTCTCTCGTGCCACTTCGTCATCGCGATGGGCACGCTCATAGGCGGCTGGCGCGTGATTCGCACGCTGGGGCAGCGCCTGACTAAGCTTCAGCCGAGCGGCGGCTTCTGCGCCGAAACCGCCGCGGCGACCGCGCTCTGGGGCACGGCCTTCCTCGGCATTCCGGTCTCCACGACGCACACCGTCACGGGCGGCATCATGGGCGTCGGCACCATACGGCGGCTTTCGGCGGTGCGCTGGGGCGTGGCGAAAAGCATCGTGTACGCATGGCTCCTGACGATCCCCTTCTCCGCGGGCGTGGCGGCGGTGCTCTACGTAGCGTTGTCGAGGGTGCTCAATTAA
- a CDS encoding DUF47 domain-containing protein translates to MAFGFFPKHEEFYDLFDRSVENLREGAHLLKALLDDYTDVGVKIKRIEEVEHKGDTLTHETIEHLNRIFVTPIDREDIHAIAEEVDNVLDRIDNAAYRLYLYRIPEPSEASRAFADVLVRSVDEVALAVKALRNLRKPREILDRCVRINTFENEADRILHRALAALFRDHKDPILVIKWKEIYERLEEATDKCEDVANILEGVVLKNA, encoded by the coding sequence ATGGCTTTCGGCTTTTTTCCCAAACACGAAGAGTTCTATGACCTGTTCGACCGCAGCGTCGAGAACCTGCGCGAAGGTGCGCACCTCCTGAAGGCGCTTCTGGATGACTACACGGACGTCGGGGTCAAGATCAAGCGCATCGAGGAGGTGGAGCACAAGGGCGACACGCTCACGCACGAGACGATCGAGCACCTGAACCGCATCTTCGTCACGCCCATCGACCGCGAGGACATCCATGCCATCGCGGAGGAGGTGGACAACGTGCTCGACCGCATCGACAACGCCGCCTACCGCCTGTACCTCTACAGGATTCCGGAGCCCTCCGAGGCCAGCCGCGCCTTCGCGGACGTGCTGGTCCGCTCCGTGGACGAGGTGGCGCTCGCGGTAAAGGCGCTGCGCAACCTACGCAAGCCGCGCGAGATTCTCGACCGCTGCGTCCGCATCAACACCTTCGAGAACGAGGCCGACCGCATCCTCCACAGGGCCCTCGCGGCGCTCTTTCGCGACCACAAGGACCCCATCCTGGTGATCAAGTGGAAGGAAATTTACGAGCGCCTCGAAGAAGCGACCGACAAGTGCGAAGACGTCGCCAACATTCTCGAAGGCGTCGTTCTCAAGAACGCGTAA